The genomic stretch CGGCAAGATCGAGATAGCGCGCCGCCTCGCCGGGCCACCGCTCGGCCTGCATTGGCACGGGATCGAGCAGATGGGCGACGCAGATCCGGGCCCTCAGTATGGCGCGGAACGCCCCGTAGGTGGCCAGCAGCCGCGGTTCGGGCTGTCCACCCAGATAGCCGTCGACGATGTCCAGCAGCACCGGGCGTACCCAGCTTGCTCCCAGAAACTCGCACTCGAGGCCGAGATAGTTGACCTCGTCATAGGGATCGAGCAACCGCATGTTGCGGTCGAACTCCAGGCAGTCGATGATCTGCGGCGGGCGTGTCAGGCATACATGTTCGGGCCGCAGGTCGCCGTGCCCTTCCACGATCCAGCCGTTTGCGGCGCGCCCCGCGATGGTGGGGACGAACTCGGCGACAAGCACCTCGACCCGGCCCAGCAGCTGCTGCGCACGAGCTCGCGGCACCGGGCAATCCGCCCGCGTCAGCACCTGACGGTTGACGGCGGTCTCGGTCTGTAGATGTTCGAGATAGGCGCCAGCGTTGCGCCGCTCCGGCCGGGCCCCTGCATAGAACCGGCCGAGCACGGCTCCGACTTCGACGATGGCATCGGTGGTCAGGTGGCCGGCTAGCAGCCGCCTATCGAGCATGTCGCCCTCCGCCAGGCGCTCCATCTCGACCAGCCATTCAACTGTCTCACCGTCGCCGCTGAGGGTCAGCTCGCCAGTGCGAGTCAGCCGCAGCGGCACGAGCTTCCGATAGACGTGGGGCGCCAGCCGACGATTGAGCCGCAGTTCGTCCGCGCAATGTCGGCGACGCCGATCGAGCGTGCTGAAATCGAGAAACGGGTAGCGCACCGGCTTCTTGAACTTGTAGACGCGTTCGCCCGCGAGGAAGACCCATGACATATGGGTCTCGATAACGCGGACCGGGAGCTGGCCGGCATAGGCGTGCGTCGAGCCGAGGAAGCGAACCTTCTGCTCGGTCGTAACCACCTCGTCGCATGGTGGAGTGGTCATTTGCTGCCCAAGGTGGATCGGCGCCGATGATCAGACTAATCGGCAGTCACCGGTCGGGCTTGATATGGCTCAAATCTCCGGGGGGAGGCAGCTGGCGACGGCCTCCGTCGATGGCTCGATCGAGCCGTTGCTCCGCTACCCTGACCGCTTCCTGCTGCCGGGGCTCAACGTCGCCGACGCGGCCAAGCTGTTCCAGCAGGCCGAGAGCGAAGAGCTGGCGGTCGTCGATAACCTCGGCAATCGCAAGGTCGTGGGCCTGCTCACCGAACAATACCTGCTGCGGCGATATGCCGAAGAACTGGACAAGGGACTGAAAGACCTGACGGGCTGACCGCCCCATCCTGACTGCTGGACGGGCCGGGACGACGCTGCTTGACGCAGATCAAGACGCGAACCGCAGTCGACGCCAACCTGAAGCGTCCCCTGATGGCACGGCACTCGCCTTTGCCGTCGATCCCCGCCACGCGATGGAGGCAGGCATGCCCGGTTTCATTCATGTCGACATCGGTGCCGATGACCCCCAGCGGGCCGCAGACTTTTACCGTCGAGTGTTCGGCTGGAAGGTTCGGAAGCTGGATGGTCCGGTCCCGTACTGGCTCCTGGTGCCACCCGCTGGCGCTGGTGGCGGCATTGCCAGGCGCGAGCAGCCCTGGCAGACGGCAATCCCCACGATCGACGTCGCTTCGGCGGAGCAAGCGGCGCGGCTCGTCGTCGAACAAGGCGGCGAGATCATCGTCCCCAACACCACCATCCCCGGGGTCGGGAAGCTGTTCACCTTCAGGGACACCGAGGGCAACGTGCTTTCGGCGGTTGAGCTGGCGCTTGGCGACGCCCCGGCGCCAACTGGTTGAGCCAGATCAAGTTCCCTCCCCCGGTGCCGGCTAGAGTCGCGACATTCAACGTCCTTGGAGACTGGAAATGACGCTCAACTTCGGCCTTGCCGCTGGCCTCGGTGTTGCGGCTATCGCTCTCTCGCCGGTGGCGGCCCTTGCCGTCGATGCCATGGCCACGGGCTCGGCAAACGTGCGGTCCGGCCCGGGAACCAGCTACTCGATCGTGGACACGCTCAGCAGCGGCGAGATGGTCGAGGTGGTCGAGTGCAACGGTTCGCAGACCTGGTGCCGCATCACGCATCCCGGACCCGACGGCTGGGTCTCCCGCAGTCTGCTCGGGGCTCCCGACAATGCCACCGACGGCGATGGCAACCAGGTACAGTTCGGCATGACGATGCCCTTGCCCGGCGGCGGCTCGATCACCTTCGGAACCCCCGGATACCAGCCGCCCCAGCCACCCCCGCCGCCGCCCGGCCCCAAGCAGGTCTGCGTCTATGACTTCGCGAACTATGGTGGACAGAGCGTCTGCGTCAACGCGGGCATGAGTGCCACCAACGTTCCAGGCTGGTGGAACAACCGGGTCAGCTCGCTGAGAGTGTTCGGCGGCGCACATGTCCGGCTTTGCCAGGATCCGAACTTCGGCGGGTTCTGCAACGTGTTCGGCACCGACGTGCCCCAGCTTGGCGCGCCCCTCAACAACAAGTCCTCGTCCTATCAGGTCTGGTAGGGGGCACGAGGAGCGGCGCCCCGAGGCGGGCGCCGCTCAGCTTCGTCTGCCTTCGGCCCTTCCGGTCCCCCCCGGCACAACCTCAGCGCGCCATCAGCACGGCGATGTCGGCATGTGCAAGCACATGGCGGGTCGCGCCGCCGAGGACCCATTCCCGAAACCGCGAATGCCCGTATCCGCCCATGACCAGCAGGCTGGCGTCGACCCGCCGCGCCTCGGCCAGCAGCGCCGCGCCGGCGCCGTCGGTCCCCGGCTCGGCGGCATGGACCACCGCTGCTATGCCGTGCCGGCTGAGATGGCGGGCAATGTCGCCGCCCGGCGCGGTTCCATCATCCTCGCGCACCACCAAGACGATCACCTGGCTGGCCTGCTCGAGCAGGGGCATGGCTTCGGCGACGGCACGGGCTGCCTCGCGGCTGCCGTTCCAGGCAACCACCACCGTCCCGAACCCCTTGGGGGCTAGCCCGTCGGGCGGCACGAACAGCGAGGCCCGTCCGGACTCGAACAGCACCGACACTTCCATATGCACCTCGTCGGCCGGATCCCCGTAGGGTCGGGTGGCGACAAACAGATCCGCGGTACGAGCTTCATCGCTCAGGGCAGCCCCGGCGGTGCCCGACAATACATCCAGTCGGCGCACCTCGTGCGGCATGCCGAGCCGGTCGAAGCGTGCTGTCAGGCGCTCGAACGTTTGCGTCGCCTGGCTGTCGGACTCTTCGAACCATGCCTCCAACCCCACCATTCCCGCGGGGTCGCCGCCGATGACTTCCGGCAGCAGGTGCGTATAGAGCCCGGTCAGATGCGCCTGGAAGCGCTCGCTGAGGGTTTCGGCATAGGCCAGGCGAACCTCGTCTTCCTCCGAGCCGGTGAGATGCACTGCAATATCCTTGATCAATCTCGTCTCCCATGGACGCTGTTGGCAGTTCGCTCCGGGCCGTGGCGACAACCGCCACGCCCTGCTCACCACGGGCAACCCTCGCTGGTGCGGCGGCTGCGCCTCGCTGATCCCCCGCATAAACGCCTCCGCCAGGGGCTGGTCTTTGAGCTGGATCAAGAGAGCCATCCGGCGACAGGTCCATGGTCCCGCCAGCCCGGCCGCTCGGGCCATCAAGGAGACAAGACATGGTCAAGACGATGAGAGCCGCAGTGGTGCTGGCATTCGGCAAGCCGCTGTCGATCGAGGATGTGCCGGTTCCGGTGCCCGGTCCGGGCGAGATCCTGGTCAAGGTGTTCGCCTGCGGCGTGTGCCACACCGATCTGCACGCCGCCAACGGCGACTGGCCGGTCAAGCCGACGCCGCCATTCATTCCAGGTCACGAAGTCGCCGGCATCGTCGCCGCCATAGGTCCTGGCGCCACCGGGCTCAAGCTGGGCGAGGCCGTGGGGGTCGCCTGGCTGCATGATGCATGCCGGGCCTGCGAGTTCTGCGAAACCGGCTGGGAAACGCTGTGCGAGAGCCAGCACAACACCGGCTACAGCGTCAATGGCGGGTTTGCCGAGTATGTCATCGCCGACGCTGCCTTCGTCGCGCGGCTGCCGACGACGGTCGACTTTGCTGCCATCGCGCCGATCCTCTGTGCCGGTGTAACCACGTATAAGGGCCTCAAGGAGACGGAAGCGCGCCCCGGTGAGTGGGTGGCCATCTCCGGACTGGGCGGGCTGGGCCACATCGCCGTCCAGTATGCAAGGGCCATGGGCCTGCATGTGGTTGGTCTCGACATCGCGCCCGACAAACTGGCCCTCGCCAAGGCGGCCGGAGCGGACCTCGCAATCGACGCACGCTCGCCCGACGCCATCGACCAGGTGCTGAAGGCCACCGGTGGAGGAGCACATGGCGTGCTGGTCACGGCGGTGTCGCCGCCGGCCTTCGGCCAGGCGTTGCAGCTGGTGCGCCGCCGCGGCACGGTCAGCCTGGTAGGCCTGCCGCCGGGAGATTTTCCCACCTCCATTTTCGATGTCGTGCTCAAGCGCATCACTTTGCGCGGCTCGATAGTGGGGTCACGGCGCGATCTGGACGAGGCCGTCGCCTTCGCGCTCGAAGGCAAGATCAAGGCTCACATCACCAAGGCGCCGCTCGGCGACATCAACGCGATTTTCTCGCGCCTCGCCGCCGGCAAAGTGGATGGACGCATGGTGCTGGACTTCTCCGAGGGCGCCGCCGCGGGCCCCGCCGCGAAGGCGGTCATGACGGCCTGAGATCACACGCCGGTGCAGAGATTTCCGCTGCACCGGCGACGTCCAACCACATCTGGCAAACAGCAAGGGACAGAATGTGGGTCAATGACGAACTGCGATCGACGTATCGCAGCGAAAACGGAGCATTGGGAATGGGGAGTGGCGGAGAGGGAGGGATTTGAACCCCCGATGGAGTTGCCCCCATGCCGCATTTCGAGTGCGGTGCAATCGACCACTCTGCCACCTCTCCGCGAGGTCGAACACGCGTTGCCGCGGCTGGTCGAGACGGGCGGGCTTATGGCATAGCATGATCGAGGCTGCAACACTCTTTGGCGCACGCGCTGCATGACTCTTCCGCTCTTCGTTTATGGCACCCTGCGCGACCCCGATCTGCTGGCCGCCGTGCTCGGCCGTCCGCTGCGGGCCGGTGGACAGCATGTCGCCCGCGCGCCGGGGTTTCGCGCCATTCACTACCCCAACCGCATCTATCCGGCCCTGGTCCGCGCGCCCGGCGCGGCCGCCCAGGGATTGCTGCTCATCGACTTGACCTCGTTCGAACGCGATCTGCTCGACGCCTTCGAAGGCGAAGAATACCGGCGCACGCCGTTGGCCGCGCTGGTCGAAGAGGATCTGTTCGAAGCCGATGCCTATCTGCCAGCGATCGCCGTCGCCAATACCGGGGCCGAGTGGTCGCTGTCGCACTGGCAGGCCGAACATAAGGCGCGGGTGCTCGGCGCCGAAGCGGCAAGCGCCGCCGAGATCCGTTCGAAGCTGATCGCGGTGCGGCCGAACTAGCTGCCGCCCCCCCGGGACATGCGGCCTTGACTCGCGTGGCGTTTCCCACGATAAGGCCGCTCGAATTGCGTGCGGCGTCTGCTGCGCGCATTTTTGGTTTGTTCAACCGCTGTCCGAGGCCGCCGCCGAACCTGGTGTTCGGCAGCCTATCTGGAAGCCCGCAGGATCAGGCATCGCCTGCGGCGCCACAGGGCGCGATAACGAAGAGGTCCGGGAGCTCCCCGGGACGACAATGACGTTTGCAGTGATCAAGACCGGCGGCAAGCAGTACAAGGTTGCCGCCAATGATGTGGTGAAGATCGAAAAGATCGACGCTCAGCCGGGCGACGTGGTCACCTTCGACCAGGTCCTGATGGTTGGCGAAGGCGACGCGGTCACCGTTGGCGCGCCTCTCGTGGAAGGTGCTCTGGTCGCAGGCCAGTTCATCGCCACCGAGAAAGAGCGCACCATCATCATCCTGAAGAAGGAGCGCCGCCAGCACTACGATCGCCGCAATGGCCATCGTCAGCGCCTGTCGACCGTGCGCATCACCGAGATCCTGACCGGCGGCAAGAAGCCGACCACCAAGGTCGACGAGATCGCCAAGGCCCGCGCCGAAAAGCGCGCTGCCGCCGCTGCGGCTTCGGCCAGCGTGACCGAAGCCCCGAAGGCCGCGGCCAAGCCCGTCGCCAAGAAGGCCCCGGCCAAGAAGGCGACGACCAAGGCGGCTCCGGCTGCCGAGGCTGCCGAGACCCAGGCGCCGGCCAAAAAGGCTGCTGCTCCCAAGAAGGAAGCCGCGCCCAAGGCTGACAAGCCCGCTGCTGAAAAGAAGCCTGCGGCCAAGAAGGCCGCTCCCAAGGCTGACAAGGAATAAGGAGAGTTACCGATGGCACATAAGAAGGCAGGCGGTTCCTCCCGCAATGGTCGCGATACGGCTGGCCGACGCCTCGGCGTCAAGAAGTTCGGCGGCGAAGCTGTGATCGGCGGCAACATCATCATCCGCCAACGCGGCACCAAGTGGCATCCGGGCACCGGCGTCGGTATGGGCATCGACCATACCATTTACGCCCTTATTCCCGGCACCGTGGCGTTCAAAACCCGCGCCAACTCCAAAGTCTACGTGTCGGTACTCCCGGCAGCAGAAGCAGCAGAATAACCCGGTGCGGCCTAGCAAACCCTGCCGGAGACCAGCTCCCCGGCAAGGCGACTAGGCAGTCGACCGCGCGACGAAAAGTAAAGGGGAGCCGGGAATCCGGTTCCCCTTTTGTCTTTTTCGTCGTGAGGGCGGCTGAAAATGAGACTGTATCTGAGCTCCTATCGGATCGGCGACCGCGCCGGTTCACTCCTCGCGCTCCTGAGCGGCGGTCAGGAAAAGTTGCAGACTTTTCCGGTTCGACCGCGCGACCACTCGAACACCAACGGCCGGCATGCCGCGGTCATCGAGAACGCACTCGACAACATCTCCCCCGGCGCTCGCGATCTCTACCGCAGCGAGGCCTATGATCCGGCGGCCGAACTGGGCGCGCTGGGTATCGCGGCCACCCCGCTCGACCTCCGCCAGTATTTTGGCGATCCCCACGGGCTGCGCGCCCGGCTGAGCCAGTTCGACCTCGTCTGGGTCACCGGCGGCAACGCCTTCGTTTTGCGCCGCGCCATGAAGCAGTCGGGATTCGATGACGTGATCGTCGACATGCTCGACAATGACGAGATCGTCTATGGCGGTTTCTCGGCCGGCGCCGTGGTGGCGGCGCCCAGCCTCGAAGGCATTCACCTGATGGACGACCCCGATGAGGCGCCCGCCGGCTACGACCGCGAGACCATCTGGGATGGCCTCGGGCTGATCGACCACGCGATCGTGCCGCACTACCGCTCGCCGAACCCGGAAAGCGCCGCGGCCGAGCGCGCCGTCCGGCACCTGTGCAGCCGTGGGCTGCGCTATCGAGCGTTGTGCGACGGCGAAGTGATCGTGTGGACCGAGAACCGGATGGCGTCGGTGGACCCGACACGGAGGATTGCCTGATGACCACGCTCGAGGACGACGACGACTATGTGCCGCGGCGGCGGACCCAGCTGATGGGACCTGCCGCCCAGACCAAGGCGCTGGCCGAGGCGGCTGCGAAACTGGCGGCCCGTCGCCAGCGCGATGCGCTGCCGCACCGGATCGAGACCCCACGGCTGGTGCTGCGCGCCCCCATCCGGGGCGATGTGCCCGACCTGGTCAGGCTCGCCGACAATAAGGCGATCGCCGAAAAACTGTCGCGTCTGCCGCACCCCTATACCCGTGCCGACGGTATCGGCTTCGTCGAGATCATCGCCCAGCGCGCCGACGAACGACCGTATGCCATCACCCTCGACGATCAGTTCATCGGTGTGGTCGGCTTAACCTTCCACGCGGGTCAACCGCCCGAACTCGGCTATTGGCTGGGCGAACCCCATTGGGGTCGTGGCATCATGAGCGAGGCGGTGAAGGGGCTGATCGAAGCCGCCTTTGCCACGCACCTGTTCCCGCGCATCAAAGGGCGAGCCCTCGCTAGCAATACCGGCTCGCTCAATGTGATGCAGAAGGCCGGCTTCGTCCGCGTCGGTGAAGGCCCTGATCCTGCCGGCCGGGACAGACCGACCATCTATCTCGAGCTGGAGCAGCCGAAATGGAGCTGACCGTAACCGCCGGAGCGTGGGGACCCCCACCCCTGTCCCCTCCCCCTATTGGGGAGGGAGACCCTCGCACAACCGCCGCGGCAATCGCCTCCCTCCCCCTCCTTCAGGGGGAGGGATCAAGGGTGGGGGTCAGCCCGCACCGGTTCTTCGTTGAGTTTGGTACACGCTCATGGACGTAACGCTCCGCACCCCGCGCCTCACGCTGCGCCAGCCGGTGCTCGACGACGCCTCGCGCATCGCGCGCTACCTCGACAACTTCGCCGTGGCGGGAAATCTCAGCCGCGTGCCCTACCCCTATCGGCTCGCCGACGCCAAGGCGTGGCTCAGGACCTGGCGGCCGGACACTCCGGCCGGCGAGACGGGCTTCATGATCGATCTCGACGGCGAGGGGGTGATCGGCAATGTCGGCTATCATCGCGACATCGAGGGCACGGTAATCGGCTACTGGCTGGCGCAGCCGTTCTGGAACCGCGGCCTGATGAGCGAAGCGGTGCGCGCCAGCCTCGACTGGTATTTCGAGACCACCGCGGCGCCCTCGCTCGCCTCGGGAGTGTTTCATTTCAACAAGGCCTCGCTCGCCATCCAGAAGAAGGTCGGATTCGTCGAGATCGGCACCTCATCGCGCCTTTGCCTTGCGCGCGGCGAGGAGGTGCGCCATATCGACACCCAACTGACACGCGCCGCCTGGCTGGCCCACCGACAGGCCACCCAAGAGAGTTTGAGATGAAATTCCTCGACCAAGCCAAGGTCTTCGTGCGCTCCGGCAATGGCGGTGCCGGCGCGGTGTCGTTCCTGCGCGAGAAATTCGTCGAGTTCGGCGGCCCCAATGGCGGCAATGGCGGACGCGGCGGCGACGTCATCATCCGCTGCGTCGATGGCCTCAACACGCTGATCGACTACCGCTACCAGCAGCACTTCAAGGCCGAGACCGGCACCCATGGCATGGGTAAGGACCGGCATGGCGCCAAGGGCGGCGACGTGATCCTCAAGGTGCCGGTCGGCACCCAGGTGTTCGAGGAAGACGGCGAGACGCTGATCGCCGACTTCACCGAGGTCGGCCAGGAACTGACCCTGCTCGAGGGCGGCAATGGCGGCTTCGGCAACGCCCATTTCAAGACCAGCGCCAACCAGGCGCCGCGGCGCGCCAATCCGGGCCAGCTCGGCACCGAGAAATGGATCTGGCTGCGGCTGAAGCTGATTGCCGATGCCGGCCTCGTCGGCCTGCCCAATGCCGGCAAGTCGACCTTCCTCGCCGCGGTTTCCGCCGCCAAGCCGAAGATCGCCGACTACCCCTTCACCACGCTTCACCCCAATCTGGGCGTCGTTACCATCGGCGAGCGCGACCTGGTGCTGGCCGATATTCCCGGCCTGATCGAAGGGGCGCATGAAGGCCAGGGGCTGGGCGACCGCTTCCTCGGTCATGTCGAGCGCTGCGCCATTCTCGTGCACCTGATCGACGGCACCCAGGAAGACGTCAAGACCGCCTACAAGACCATCCGTGGCGAGCTTGCCGCCTATGCCGAAGAGCTGGCGGAAAAGCCGGAGATCGTCGTCCTCAACAAGACGGACGCCATCGATCCTGACGCGGTGAAGGACAAGGTCAAGGTGCTGAAACGCGCCAGCAAGGCCGAGGTCTTTACCTGCTCGGGCGTCACCGGCGAAGGCGTCGACAAGGTGCTCTACCGCATCATCGCGCAGATGGATGCCGACAAGGCCGAGCGCGAGGAACTCGAACGCCGCAAAGCCGAGCCCACCTGGGTGCCGTGATGAACCTCGCACTTCACAGCGCTTGGCTACCTTTCACCCTAACCCTCTCCCCGGAGGGGAGAGGGGATATGGCGAGATCGCGCCCCAACGCCCCCTCGCCCCTCTGGGGAGAGGGCCGGGGTGAGGGGCGCCCCACGACGGATGGCGCATCATGACCAACGCGCTCGCGCCCTACCGGCGTCTCACCATCAAGATCGGCTCGGCGCTGCTGGTCGACGGCAAGACCGGCAGGCTCCGCGCCGAATGGCTCGCCTCGCTCGCTGCCGACCTTGCGGCGCTTAAAGCCCAGGGCGTGTCGCTGGTGATCGTCTCCTCGGGCGCCATCGCGCTCGGCCGGCGGTTGCTGAACCTCGATGCGCGCAGCCTGCCGCTCGAGCAGAGCCAGGCT from Devosia sp. A16 encodes the following:
- a CDS encoding CBS domain-containing protein encodes the protein MAQISGGRQLATASVDGSIEPLLRYPDRFLLPGLNVADAAKLFQQAESEELAVVDNLGNRKVVGLLTEQYLLRRYAEELDKGLKDLTG
- a CDS encoding VOC family protein; this encodes MPGFIHVDIGADDPQRAADFYRRVFGWKVRKLDGPVPYWLLVPPAGAGGGIARREQPWQTAIPTIDVASAEQAARLVVEQGGEIIVPNTTIPGVGKLFTFRDTEGNVLSAVELALGDAPAPTG
- a CDS encoding SH3 domain-containing protein, with protein sequence MTLNFGLAAGLGVAAIALSPVAALAVDAMATGSANVRSGPGTSYSIVDTLSSGEMVEVVECNGSQTWCRITHPGPDGWVSRSLLGAPDNATDGDGNQVQFGMTMPLPGGGSITFGTPGYQPPQPPPPPPGPKQVCVYDFANYGGQSVCVNAGMSATNVPGWWNNRVSSLRVFGGAHVRLCQDPNFGGFCNVFGTDVPQLGAPLNNKSSSYQVW
- a CDS encoding universal stress protein; this encodes MIKDIAVHLTGSEEDEVRLAYAETLSERFQAHLTGLYTHLLPEVIGGDPAGMVGLEAWFEESDSQATQTFERLTARFDRLGMPHEVRRLDVLSGTAGAALSDEARTADLFVATRPYGDPADEVHMEVSVLFESGRASLFVPPDGLAPKGFGTVVVAWNGSREAARAVAEAMPLLEQASQVIVLVVREDDGTAPGGDIARHLSRHGIAAVVHAAEPGTDGAGAALLAEARRVDASLLVMGGYGHSRFREWVLGGATRHVLAHADIAVLMAR
- the adhP gene encoding alcohol dehydrogenase AdhP gives rise to the protein MVKTMRAAVVLAFGKPLSIEDVPVPVPGPGEILVKVFACGVCHTDLHAANGDWPVKPTPPFIPGHEVAGIVAAIGPGATGLKLGEAVGVAWLHDACRACEFCETGWETLCESQHNTGYSVNGGFAEYVIADAAFVARLPTTVDFAAIAPILCAGVTTYKGLKETEARPGEWVAISGLGGLGHIAVQYARAMGLHVVGLDIAPDKLALAKAAGADLAIDARSPDAIDQVLKATGGGAHGVLVTAVSPPAFGQALQLVRRRGTVSLVGLPPGDFPTSIFDVVLKRITLRGSIVGSRRDLDEAVAFALEGKIKAHITKAPLGDINAIFSRLAAGKVDGRMVLDFSEGAAAGPAAKAVMTA
- a CDS encoding gamma-glutamylcyclotransferase family protein, whose protein sequence is MTLPLFVYGTLRDPDLLAAVLGRPLRAGGQHVARAPGFRAIHYPNRIYPALVRAPGAAAQGLLLIDLTSFERDLLDAFEGEEYRRTPLAALVEEDLFEADAYLPAIAVANTGAEWSLSHWQAEHKARVLGAEAASAAEIRSKLIAVRPN
- the rplU gene encoding 50S ribosomal protein L21 — encoded protein: MTFAVIKTGGKQYKVAANDVVKIEKIDAQPGDVVTFDQVLMVGEGDAVTVGAPLVEGALVAGQFIATEKERTIIILKKERRQHYDRRNGHRQRLSTVRITEILTGGKKPTTKVDEIAKARAEKRAAAAAASASVTEAPKAAAKPVAKKAPAKKATTKAAPAAEAAETQAPAKKAAAPKKEAAPKADKPAAEKKPAAKKAAPKADKE
- the rpmA gene encoding 50S ribosomal protein L27, which produces MAHKKAGGSSRNGRDTAGRRLGVKKFGGEAVIGGNIIIRQRGTKWHPGTGVGMGIDHTIYALIPGTVAFKTRANSKVYVSVLPAAEAAE
- a CDS encoding Type 1 glutamine amidotransferase-like domain-containing protein; the encoded protein is MRLYLSSYRIGDRAGSLLALLSGGQEKLQTFPVRPRDHSNTNGRHAAVIENALDNISPGARDLYRSEAYDPAAELGALGIAATPLDLRQYFGDPHGLRARLSQFDLVWVTGGNAFVLRRAMKQSGFDDVIVDMLDNDEIVYGGFSAGAVVAAPSLEGIHLMDDPDEAPAGYDRETIWDGLGLIDHAIVPHYRSPNPESAAAERAVRHLCSRGLRYRALCDGEVIVWTENRMASVDPTRRIA
- a CDS encoding GNAT family N-acetyltransferase — encoded protein: MTTLEDDDDYVPRRRTQLMGPAAQTKALAEAAAKLAARRQRDALPHRIETPRLVLRAPIRGDVPDLVRLADNKAIAEKLSRLPHPYTRADGIGFVEIIAQRADERPYAITLDDQFIGVVGLTFHAGQPPELGYWLGEPHWGRGIMSEAVKGLIEAAFATHLFPRIKGRALASNTGSLNVMQKAGFVRVGEGPDPAGRDRPTIYLELEQPKWS
- a CDS encoding GNAT family N-acetyltransferase, with product MDVTLRTPRLTLRQPVLDDASRIARYLDNFAVAGNLSRVPYPYRLADAKAWLRTWRPDTPAGETGFMIDLDGEGVIGNVGYHRDIEGTVIGYWLAQPFWNRGLMSEAVRASLDWYFETTAAPSLASGVFHFNKASLAIQKKVGFVEIGTSSRLCLARGEEVRHIDTQLTRAAWLAHRQATQESLR
- the obgE gene encoding GTPase ObgE, with the translated sequence MKFLDQAKVFVRSGNGGAGAVSFLREKFVEFGGPNGGNGGRGGDVIIRCVDGLNTLIDYRYQQHFKAETGTHGMGKDRHGAKGGDVILKVPVGTQVFEEDGETLIADFTEVGQELTLLEGGNGGFGNAHFKTSANQAPRRANPGQLGTEKWIWLRLKLIADAGLVGLPNAGKSTFLAAVSAAKPKIADYPFTTLHPNLGVVTIGERDLVLADIPGLIEGAHEGQGLGDRFLGHVERCAILVHLIDGTQEDVKTAYKTIRGELAAYAEELAEKPEIVVLNKTDAIDPDAVKDKVKVLKRASKAEVFTCSGVTGEGVDKVLYRIIAQMDADKAEREELERRKAEPTWVP